A section of the Agromyces aurantiacus genome encodes:
- the tyrS gene encoding tyrosine--tRNA ligase, whose translation MSDPAILAEQQNDPTFDDVWEELRWRELVHVSTDEAALKRLLAGEPITYYCGFDPTAPSLHLGNLVQILTLRRLQLAGHKPLGLVGGSTGLIGDPRPTAERTLNTKETVADWVGRLRAQVSRFLSSEGENAVRMVNNLDWTEGLSAIDFLRDIGKHYRVGTMLKKDAVASRLNSDAGISYTEFSYQILQGYDFLELYRQYGCVLQTGGSDQWGNLTSGTDLIHRVEGAHAHAIGTPLITNSDGTKFGKSEGNAIWLDAEMCSPYRFYQFWLNTDDADVIGRLKVFTFLSRERIEELAAKVESEPFRREAQRVLAHEVTTLVHGAEATAAVVAASQALFGQGDLAGLDPATLEAALRELPNTEAEPGAPIVQLLVDTGLVSSLSEGRRAIAQGGVSLDNVRVDDETATISDRVPSGGMAVLRRGKKTLAGVFVR comes from the coding sequence GTGTCCGACCCCGCGATCCTCGCCGAACAGCAGAACGACCCCACGTTCGACGACGTCTGGGAGGAGCTCCGCTGGCGCGAGCTCGTCCACGTCTCGACCGACGAGGCCGCGCTCAAGCGCCTGCTCGCAGGGGAGCCGATCACGTACTACTGCGGGTTCGACCCGACTGCGCCCAGCCTGCATCTCGGCAACCTCGTGCAGATCCTCACGCTGCGCCGCCTCCAGCTCGCCGGGCACAAGCCCCTCGGGCTGGTCGGCGGCTCGACCGGGCTCATCGGCGATCCCCGCCCCACGGCCGAGCGCACGCTGAACACCAAGGAGACCGTCGCCGACTGGGTCGGCCGCCTGCGCGCGCAGGTGAGCCGCTTCCTCTCGAGCGAGGGCGAGAACGCGGTCCGCATGGTCAACAACCTCGACTGGACCGAGGGTCTCTCGGCGATCGACTTCCTCCGCGACATCGGCAAGCACTACCGCGTCGGCACGATGCTGAAGAAGGATGCGGTCGCCTCCCGGCTGAACTCCGACGCCGGCATCAGCTACACCGAGTTCAGCTACCAGATCCTGCAGGGCTACGACTTCCTCGAGCTCTACCGCCAGTACGGCTGCGTGCTGCAGACCGGCGGCAGCGACCAGTGGGGCAACCTCACGAGCGGCACCGACCTCATCCACCGCGTCGAGGGCGCGCACGCGCACGCGATCGGCACGCCGCTCATCACGAACTCCGACGGCACCAAGTTCGGCAAGAGCGAGGGCAACGCGATCTGGCTCGACGCCGAGATGTGCAGCCCGTACCGCTTCTACCAGTTCTGGCTGAACACCGACGATGCCGACGTGATCGGCCGGCTCAAGGTGTTCACCTTCCTCTCGCGCGAGCGGATCGAGGAACTCGCCGCCAAGGTCGAGAGCGAGCCGTTCCGTCGCGAGGCGCAGAGGGTGCTCGCGCACGAGGTGACGACGCTGGTGCACGGCGCGGAGGCCACGGCCGCGGTCGTGGCCGCGTCGCAGGCGCTCTTCGGCCAGGGCGACCTGGCCGGCCTCGACCCGGCCACGCTCGAGGCCGCGCTCCGCGAGCTGCCCAACACCGAGGCCGAGCCCGGTGCGCCGATCGTGCAGCTGCTCGTCGACACCGGGCTCGTGTCGAGCCTCAGCGAGGGCCGCCGCGCGATCGCCCAGGGCGGCGTGTCGCTCGACAACGTGCGCGTCGACGACGAGACGGCGACGATCTCCGACCGCGTCCCCTCGGGGGGCATGGCGGTCCTCCGCCGCGGCAAGAAGACGCTCGCGGGCGTGTTCGTCCGGTAG
- a CDS encoding CoA transferase: protein MTGGGAGERLLARVWRELERDPAELARVAPLPDVPLPARLDVPALAVASVAAASLAAWAPQASAGSIRLDGDRIAAAFQSERVMRFDGVAPDVWAPLSGFRRARDGWVRTHGNYPHHAAALRRVLGLSATEVADPAFVDAAVAQWSADELAHEVTAAGGMCIAVAPEDPEADRRLADGPLVEVSRLGDGAGRRRTRASRPVSALPLAGVRVLDLTRVIAGPVATRSLALLGADVLRVDPPSPPEIAWQHLDTGPGKRSALLDLRAADDAARFNALLGSADVVVLGYRPGALARLGLDPRELAAQHPGLVVAQLSAWGFGPEVADGGGFDSLVQAASGIAMVEGGPDAPGALPAQALDHATGYLLTAAVAALLARREVEGGSWLARMSLRRTAAELLTMPRHVETTPAGGLDDDARNACSTDLAGPAGVQRIPMPAIASPEGPMGWSAAPHAWGSDAPSWAE from the coding sequence ATGACGGGCGGGGGAGCGGGCGAGCGCCTCCTCGCGCGCGTCTGGCGCGAACTCGAGCGCGACCCCGCCGAACTCGCACGAGTCGCCCCGCTGCCCGACGTCCCCCTGCCGGCGCGCCTCGACGTGCCGGCGCTCGCCGTGGCATCCGTCGCCGCCGCCTCGCTTGCGGCCTGGGCGCCGCAGGCATCGGCCGGATCGATCCGCCTCGACGGCGACCGCATCGCCGCGGCGTTCCAGAGCGAGCGCGTCATGCGCTTCGACGGCGTCGCGCCCGACGTGTGGGCGCCGCTGTCCGGGTTCCGTCGTGCGCGCGACGGGTGGGTCCGCACGCACGGCAACTACCCGCACCATGCGGCGGCGCTCCGACGCGTGCTCGGGCTGTCTGCGACGGAGGTCGCGGACCCGGCGTTCGTCGACGCGGCCGTGGCGCAGTGGAGCGCGGATGAGCTCGCGCACGAGGTCACCGCCGCGGGCGGCATGTGTATCGCGGTCGCACCGGAGGACCCCGAAGCGGACCGACGTCTCGCGGACGGGCCGCTCGTCGAGGTGAGCCGGCTCGGGGATGGCGCGGGTCGCCGTCGCACGCGCGCATCGCGTCCCGTCTCGGCGCTCCCGCTCGCCGGCGTCAGGGTGCTCGACCTCACCCGAGTGATCGCCGGTCCGGTGGCGACGCGGAGCCTCGCGCTCCTCGGCGCCGACGTGCTCCGCGTCGATCCGCCGTCCCCTCCCGAGATCGCCTGGCAGCATCTCGACACGGGCCCGGGCAAGCGCTCCGCGCTCCTCGACCTGCGGGCCGCCGACGACGCGGCTCGCTTCAACGCCCTCCTCGGCTCGGCCGACGTGGTCGTGCTCGGGTACCGGCCGGGCGCGCTCGCACGCCTCGGCCTCGACCCGCGCGAGCTCGCGGCGCAGCATCCCGGCCTGGTCGTCGCGCAGCTCTCGGCGTGGGGCTTCGGGCCCGAGGTCGCCGATGGCGGCGGGTTCGACAGCCTCGTGCAGGCCGCGAGCGGGATCGCGATGGTCGAGGGCGGCCCGGACGCGCCGGGCGCCTTGCCCGCCCAGGCACTCGACCACGCGACCGGGTACCTGCTCACGGCCGCGGTCGCGGCGCTCCTCGCACGTCGCGAGGTCGAGGGCGGCAGCTGGCTGGCCCGGATGTCGCTGCGCCGGACCGCCGCGGAACTGCTCACCATGCCGCGGCACGTGGAGACGACGCCGGCCGGCGGTCTGGACGACGACGCCCGGAACGCGTGCTCGACCGACCTTGCCGGCCCTGCCGGCGTCCAGCGGATCCCGATGCCCGCGATCGCCTCGCCGGAGGGCCCGATGGGCTGGAGCGCGGCGCCGCATGCGTGGGGGTCCGATGCCCCGAGTTGGGCGGAATGA